A region from the Malus domestica chromosome 07, GDT2T_hap1 genome encodes:
- the LOC103440664 gene encoding WPP domain-associated protein: MDSTMMWIVHQAMNNAHEKMQSKEGVLERLNGISRFYELAAMQLEGCLKFVRQETDSYTLESSYEQLLEDLSEIRTRLQRRLKESEMAIKAKDLELASLLRSSSTNVKIERRTRSEPIEECILNNRLSGDDDEDDGDGGDDRDNEFFSELKNSVDQQVSNIRQKLEPDYKDKEGNPEVVEGVNNKRIEQMGSDMWILKKTLDLAFGKMQNAIFKFDVGPIEQQWRCTVEKDTMSILLKGCMTDFQEKENQVSLGLKEYWSDLMNEVANLRCDLESFVGQNEVEAKCVDWMSIGGKKHSPEDFSHGKPEKQWSLKKQRSLKAEDLMQGLREEKTEEEEGHYVSKMIKNHESIIRMKSAEAEELNLLKREILRQKLNLSSRREEMGMQENSLKRKVQEIILTLDKLRDWDAKLGETFNNCKFHHEEETLSENRFLKSDASREENLELDTLEDVWEKMEKLPYAVNELQNEGTRAKQEQEEEVLRAMIMDKTYVTLLEGMLEENCTELHDYELENTISNDICKVLLAEMVNQWKENSDGNNIESRYREEIYCTVIREAIKDYGSNGKIGLVKCQDLRAENSTFLEGTIREDVCWTLLQEMFKEWNECIDGHETESVFRQEIDWLTISETVKDVVKTASDQLDQCRDSVTTKFLQSAESFIREDVYTVFIRETMKQWKMDINALKMESLVREEIYQFVTVEAFKDACVLFSEAEPGNQEKISNRMLSANKLRKGTNVNAEENLNEKIDVEDNLVLSASSEELITKGHTFGLVSSKLAIKARGSQLGSSLGTSVDGSEKIYNRVSPAVVSADYREPFHCQSEANEEIRLNSSGSMSAPALRISLELADFEHRTNEKLEMNCLRLDKMKDRLDTLVKLVSSLRKKESVYQDAFTRRCHNLWKAETEVDLLGDQVDVLVGLLEKTYTTLHHHSPVLQQFFEVSDILRLIKKELNRVVNASKN, encoded by the exons ATGGATTCGACCATGATGTGGATTGTGCACCAAGCAATGAACAACGCGCACGAAAAAATGCAGTCGAAAGAAGGTGTTCTCGAGCGCTTGAATGGGATATCGAGATTTTATGAATTGGCTGCAATGCAGCTGGAAGGATGCCTGAAGTTTGTTCGACAAGAAACGGACAGCTACACTCTCGAGAGCAGCTATGAGCAGCTGTTGGAAGACTTGTCCGAGATTCGAACGCGCCTTCAGAGGCGTCTCAAGGAGTCTGAGATGGCAATCAAGGCTAAGGATTTGGAGTTGGCTTCGCTGCTGCGTTCCAGTAGCACCAATGTCAAGATCGAAAGACGAACAAGAAGTGAGCCGATTGAGGAGTGCATTCTTAATAATAGATTAAGTGGGGATGATGACGAagatgatggtgatggtggtgatgaTAGAGATAACGAATTTTTCAGTGAGTTGAAGAATTCAGTGGATCAACAGGTTTCGAATATCAGGCAGAAGCTCGAGCCGGATTACAAGGACAAGGAAGGAAATCCGGAAGTGGTAGAAGGTGTGAACAACAAGAGGATTGAGCAGATGGGTTCGGACATGTGGATCTTGAAGAAGACTTTGGATCTTGCTTTCGGGAAAATGCAGAATGCCATTTTCAAGTTTGATGTTGGGCCAATCGAGCAGCAATGGAGATGCACTGTTGAGAAAGATACAATGTCAATTTTGCTCAAAGGATGTATGACGGATTTTCAAGAAAAAGAGAATCAGGTTTCTCTAGGCTTGAAGGAGTATTGGTCTGATTTGATGAACGAGGTTGCAAACTTGCGCTGCGACTTAGAGTCATTCGTAGGTCAGAATGAGGTGGAAGCAAAATGTGTTGATTGGATGAGTATTGGAGGGAAAAAGCATTCACCAGAAGATTTTAGTCATGGAAAGCCGGAAAAGCAGTGGTCTTTAAAAAAGCAGCGGTCTTTAAAGGCTGAAGATTTAATGCAGGGACTCCGTGAAGAGAAAACGGAAGAGGAGGAAGGGCACTATGTTTCAAAGATGATAAAGAATCACGAGTCCATCATCCGGATGAAGAGTGCAGAGGCAGAAGAGCTGAATTTGCTCAAGCGAGAGATTCTTCGACAAAAATTGAATTTGTCCAGCAGGAGAGAAGAGATGGGGATGCaagaaaatagcttgaaaagaAAGGTCCAAGAAATTATTTTGACACTGGACAAATTGAGAGATTGGGATGCTAAACTGGGTGAAACTTTCAATAACTGCAAGTTCCATCACGAGGAAGAAACTCTCTCGGAGAATAGGTTCCTGAAATCTGATGCAAGTCGCGAAGAGAACTTGGAACTTGATACTTTGGAAGATGTATGGGAGAAGATGGAAAAATTACCTTATGCAGTAAATGAACTACAAAATGAGGGGACGAGAGCAAagcaagaacaagaagaagaagttttGAGAGCCATGATAATGGACAAGACCTATGTTACTCTTCTTGAAGGTATGCTAGAAGAAAATTGCACCGAGTTACATGATTATGAGTTAGAGAACACGATTTCGAATGACATATGCAAGGTTCTTCTTGCGGAAATGGTTAATCAATGGAAGGAAAACAGTGATGGTAACAACATTGAATCTCGATATAGAGAAGAGATATATTGCACCGTCATTCGGGAGGCAATCAAGGATTATGGCTCAAATGGTAAGATTGGATTAGTTAAGTGTCAGGATTTGAGGGCCGAAAATAGTACTTTCCTAGAAGGCACAATAAGAGAGGATGTATGCTGGACCCTTTTGCAGGAAATGTTCAAGGAGTGGAATGAATGCATAGATGGTCATGAAACCGAAAGCGTTTTCAGACAAGAGATAGACTGGCTTACTATTTCTGAGACTGTAAAAGATGTAGTTAAAACTGCCAGTGATCAATTGGATCAGTGTCGAGATTCCGTAACCACGAAGTTTCTTCAGAGTGCCGAAAGTTTTATCAGGGAGGATGTCTATACGGTTTTCATCAGAGAAACTATGAAGCAATGGAAGATGGATATAAATGCTTTGAAGATGGAGAGTCTCGTTAGGGaggaaatatatcaatttgtcaCTGTTGAGGCATTTAAAGATGCATGTGTCCTCTTCAGTGAAGCTGAGCCTGGGAATcaagaaaaaatctcaaatcGTATGCTCTCCGCTAACAAGCTACGGAAAGGTACAAATGTCAATGCAGAGGAGAATTTGAATGAAAAGATAGATGTGGAGGACAATCTGGTGCTGAGTGCTAGTTCCGAAGAGTTAATAACGAAAGGGCATACTTTCGGCTTAGTCAGCAGCAAACTAGCTATTAAGGCTCGAGGAAGTCAGTTGGGGTCTAGTTTAGGCACCTCAGTTGACGGTTCAGAAAAGATATATAATCGAGTGAGTCCTGCAGTAGTTTCTGCAGATTACCGAGAGCCTTTTCATTGCCAATCGGAAGCAAATGAAGAGATTCGATTAAACTCATCTGGTTCTATGTCTGCACCTGCCCTCAGAATTTCACTAGAGTTGGCAGATTTTGAGCACAGGACAAACGAAAAGTTAGAAATGAACTGTTTGAG ATTGGACAAGATGAAGGATCGTTTAGATACACTTGTCAAGCTTGTTTCCTCCTTGAGAAAAAAGGAATCAGTTTATCAGGACGCTTTTACTAGGAGATGTCATAATCTCTGGAAGGCTGAAACTGAG GTTGATCTTCTTGGTGATCAAGTGGATGTTCTTGTAGGCCTTCTTGAGAAAACATACACAACACTGCATCATCATTCACCAGTCCTGCAGCAGTTTTTCGAG GTCTCGGACATCTTAAGATTGATCAAGAAGGAACTAAATAGAGTTGTCAACGCATCGAAAAATTGA
- the LOC103440827 gene encoding uncharacterized protein isoform X1, with the protein MESKLLFSSTSTTSFHHKRRVHQNSPSICIKLNITVPLRSSSFSYNACSCHQLLLQQQQNKYSSFTPKASAKKAQTGSTQLALNPTKEPKKKGTIAGAVALIIGTSIGSGILALPEKASPAGLLPSSISMVVCWGFLLIEALLLVEINVSMRRKKRIEDNAENELEVISIRTMAQETLGDFGGTLVTLIYIFLGYTSVIAYSSKSGDILFHLINLPAPVSGFFFTMFFTLLIAIGGTRATDQVNQLLTASMIGLLLAIEVLAIVFGGWSGAEGNGDWGKVPATVPVIIFSLVYHDLAPVLCAYLGSDLARLRISVFLGSLVPLSVLLVWDAIALGLSAQADQVVDPVELLMRVQWSGVSYMVEAFSLLAIGTSLIGTLLGFSEFFKEQLNNLSSISSPTQTLEQPDITFELRKWWGRNQISLAAVAMVVGPSLIVSTSIPDAFSTATDIAGGYGMTMLYGVLPPAMAWAMHNKECGNEERKTLSRARPVLVGAGLFACAIVGEQIVQDILAFHS; encoded by the exons ATGGAATCAAAACTCTTGTTTTCATCGACATCAACTACCTCCTTCCATCACAAAAGAAGAGTTCACCAAAACAGCCCAAGTATTTGCATAAAACTCAACAT tactGTTCCTCTCAGAAGTAGCAGCTTCAGCTACAATGCTTGTTCCTGCCACCAGCTGCTGCTCCAGCAGCAGCAGAATAAGTACTCATCATTTACTCCGAAGGCTTCTGCAAAGAAGGCACAGACAGGTTCTACACAGTTGGCACTAAACCCTACCAAGGAGCCCAAGAAGAAAGGAACTATCGCTGGCGCAGTTGCTTTGATCATCGGTACTAGTATAGGCTCGGGGATCCTTGCACTCCCGGAGAAAGCATCTCCAGCA GGATTGCTTCCAAGTTCAATATCCATGGTGGTATGttgggggtttctcctgattgAGGCGCTTTTGCTTGTCGAGATCAATGTAAGTATGAGGAGGAAGAAGCGAATCGAAGACAATGCTGAAAATGAACTGGAGGTGATTTCTATTAGGACTATGGCCCAGGAGACTCTAGGAGACTTCGGTGGAACTCTAGTCACTctgatttatattttcttaGGCTACACTTCAGTCATTGCTTACAGTTCCAAGTCTGGAGATATCCTCTTCCATTTGATCAATCTTCCGGCTCCAGTTTCCGGCTTCTTTTTTACCATGTTTTTTACACTGCTCATCGCCATAGGTGGGACTCGAGCCACTGATCAAGTTAACCAACTCCTCACTGCTTCCATGATAG GTTTATTACTAGCAATAGAGGTGCTAGCCATTGTGTTTGGAGGGTGGTCAGGAGCAGAGGGAAATGGAGATTGGGGGAAAGTCCCCGCTACAGTACCTGTGATTATCTTTTCTCTGGTGTATCATGACCTAGCACCCG TTCTTTGTGCTTATTTGGGAAGTGATCTCGCACGCCTAAGGATTTCGGTATTTCTTGGTAGTCTTGTTCCATTGTCAGTATTGCTCGTTTGGGATGCAATTGCGCTTGGCCTCTCTGCGCAGGCTGATCAAGTTGTTGACCCTGTTGAGTTGCTTATGAG GGTGCAATGGAGTGGGGTTTCATATATGGTGGAAGCTTTCTCACTCCTTGCAATTGGAACATCACTAATTGGTACTCTTCTTGGCTTCTCTGAGTTTTTCAAAGAACAACTTAACAACCTCTCGTCGATATCTTCCCCCACGCAAACACTCGAG CAACCGGACATCACATTCGAGCTGAGAAAATGGTGGGGAAGAAATCAAATTAGCCTTGCAGCAGTGGCAATGGTTGTTGGTCCATCTCTTATCGTGTCGACTAGTATTCCAGATGCATTCTCTACTGCCACAGACATTGCT GGAGGGTATGGTATGACAATGCTATATGGAGTTCTACCGCCGGCAATGGCGTGGGCGATGCACAACAAAGAATGTGGAAATGAGGAGCGAAAAACTTTATCAAGAGCAAGGCCTGTACTAGTTGGGGCAGGACTCTTTGCTTGTGCAATAGTGGGAGAGCAAATCGTGCAGGATATCCTCGCATTTCATTCCTAG
- the LOC103440827 gene encoding uncharacterized protein isoform X2, with protein sequence MESKLLFSSTSTTSFHHKRRVHQNSPSICIKLNISSSFSYNACSCHQLLLQQQQNKYSSFTPKASAKKAQTGSTQLALNPTKEPKKKGTIAGAVALIIGTSIGSGILALPEKASPAGLLPSSISMVVCWGFLLIEALLLVEINVSMRRKKRIEDNAENELEVISIRTMAQETLGDFGGTLVTLIYIFLGYTSVIAYSSKSGDILFHLINLPAPVSGFFFTMFFTLLIAIGGTRATDQVNQLLTASMIGLLLAIEVLAIVFGGWSGAEGNGDWGKVPATVPVIIFSLVYHDLAPVLCAYLGSDLARLRISVFLGSLVPLSVLLVWDAIALGLSAQADQVVDPVELLMRVQWSGVSYMVEAFSLLAIGTSLIGTLLGFSEFFKEQLNNLSSISSPTQTLEQPDITFELRKWWGRNQISLAAVAMVVGPSLIVSTSIPDAFSTATDIAGGYGMTMLYGVLPPAMAWAMHNKECGNEERKTLSRARPVLVGAGLFACAIVGEQIVQDILAFHS encoded by the exons ATGGAATCAAAACTCTTGTTTTCATCGACATCAACTACCTCCTTCCATCACAAAAGAAGAGTTCACCAAAACAGCCCAAGTATTTGCATAAAACTCAACAT AAGTAGCAGCTTCAGCTACAATGCTTGTTCCTGCCACCAGCTGCTGCTCCAGCAGCAGCAGAATAAGTACTCATCATTTACTCCGAAGGCTTCTGCAAAGAAGGCACAGACAGGTTCTACACAGTTGGCACTAAACCCTACCAAGGAGCCCAAGAAGAAAGGAACTATCGCTGGCGCAGTTGCTTTGATCATCGGTACTAGTATAGGCTCGGGGATCCTTGCACTCCCGGAGAAAGCATCTCCAGCA GGATTGCTTCCAAGTTCAATATCCATGGTGGTATGttgggggtttctcctgattgAGGCGCTTTTGCTTGTCGAGATCAATGTAAGTATGAGGAGGAAGAAGCGAATCGAAGACAATGCTGAAAATGAACTGGAGGTGATTTCTATTAGGACTATGGCCCAGGAGACTCTAGGAGACTTCGGTGGAACTCTAGTCACTctgatttatattttcttaGGCTACACTTCAGTCATTGCTTACAGTTCCAAGTCTGGAGATATCCTCTTCCATTTGATCAATCTTCCGGCTCCAGTTTCCGGCTTCTTTTTTACCATGTTTTTTACACTGCTCATCGCCATAGGTGGGACTCGAGCCACTGATCAAGTTAACCAACTCCTCACTGCTTCCATGATAG GTTTATTACTAGCAATAGAGGTGCTAGCCATTGTGTTTGGAGGGTGGTCAGGAGCAGAGGGAAATGGAGATTGGGGGAAAGTCCCCGCTACAGTACCTGTGATTATCTTTTCTCTGGTGTATCATGACCTAGCACCCG TTCTTTGTGCTTATTTGGGAAGTGATCTCGCACGCCTAAGGATTTCGGTATTTCTTGGTAGTCTTGTTCCATTGTCAGTATTGCTCGTTTGGGATGCAATTGCGCTTGGCCTCTCTGCGCAGGCTGATCAAGTTGTTGACCCTGTTGAGTTGCTTATGAG GGTGCAATGGAGTGGGGTTTCATATATGGTGGAAGCTTTCTCACTCCTTGCAATTGGAACATCACTAATTGGTACTCTTCTTGGCTTCTCTGAGTTTTTCAAAGAACAACTTAACAACCTCTCGTCGATATCTTCCCCCACGCAAACACTCGAG CAACCGGACATCACATTCGAGCTGAGAAAATGGTGGGGAAGAAATCAAATTAGCCTTGCAGCAGTGGCAATGGTTGTTGGTCCATCTCTTATCGTGTCGACTAGTATTCCAGATGCATTCTCTACTGCCACAGACATTGCT GGAGGGTATGGTATGACAATGCTATATGGAGTTCTACCGCCGGCAATGGCGTGGGCGATGCACAACAAAGAATGTGGAAATGAGGAGCGAAAAACTTTATCAAGAGCAAGGCCTGTACTAGTTGGGGCAGGACTCTTTGCTTGTGCAATAGTGGGAGAGCAAATCGTGCAGGATATCCTCGCATTTCATTCCTAG
- the LOC103410575 gene encoding caffeoylshikimate esterase-like, producing the protein MAHPIAEANEQSPFGALTPEAFYSRHNVSHASEYFTNPRGLKRFTQWWTPLPPTEIVGTLAIVHGFTGETSWFVQLTAVHFAKSGFVVCAIDHQGHGFSDGLAAHIPDINPVVDDCISFFDSFRANHAPKNRPSFLYAESLGGAIALLMTFRQGSGAWDGLILNGAMCGISPKFKPPWPLEHLLFLVAAVIPTWRVVPTRGSITDVSFKEEWKRKLALANPRRPVARPRASTALELLRVCKELQGRFEEMEVPVLIVHGGDDVLCDPACVEELYRRASSKDKTIRIHEGLWHQLIGESQENVDLVFGEMVEWLRTRAERAAVSNGGSDGA; encoded by the coding sequence ATGGCGCACCCGATTGCGGAGGCGAACGAACAAAGCCCCTTCGGCGCGTTGACCCCAGAGGCATTCTATTCCCGCCACAACGTCTCTCACGCCTCCGAGTACTTCACAAACCCTAGAGGCCTCAAGCGCTTCACCCAGTGGTGGACCCCGCTCCCTCCGACCGAGATTGTAGGAACCCTCGCCATCGTCCACGGCTTCACCGGCGAGACCAGCTGGTTCGTCCAGCTTACCGCCGTCCACTTCGCCAAGTCTGGCTTCGTCGTCTGCGCCATTGATCATCAGGGTCACGGCTTCTCCGATGGCCTCGCCGCCCACATCCCCGACATCAACCCCGTCGTGGACGACTGCATCTCCTTCTTCGACTCATTCCGAGCCAATCACGCGCCGAAGAACCGCCCCTCGTTCCTCTACGCCGAGTCCCTCGGTGGCGCCATCGCACTCCTCATGACTTTCCGGCAGGGAAGCGGCGCGTGGGATGGCCTCATCCTCAATGGTGCCATGTGCGGGATCAGCCCCAAGTTTAAGCCGCCGTGGCCGCTCGAGCACCTGCTATTTCTCGTCGCCGCGGTGATACCGACGTGGCGGGTTGTCCCCACCCGCGGATCGATTACGGACGTGTCGTTCAAGGAGGAGTGGAAGCGGAAGCTGGCGCTGGCGAACCCGAGGAGGCCGGTGGCGAGGCCTCGCGCATCGACGGCTCTTGAGCTGCTGAGAGTGTGTAAGGAGCTGCAGGGGAGATTCGAGGAGATGGAGGTGCCGGTGCTGATAGTTCACGGCGGCGACGACGTCCTTTGCGACCCGGCGTGCGTGGAAGAGCTGTACAGGCGCGCGTCGAGCAAGGACAAGACGATCAGGATCCACGAGGGATTGTGGCACCAGCTGATTGGCGAGTCCCAGGAGAATGTGGACTTGGTGTTCGGAGAAATGGTGGAGTGGCTTCGCACTCGAGCTGAACGCGCCGCCGTCTCGAATGGTGGCAGCGATGGTGCTTAG